One Vanrija pseudolonga chromosome 5, complete sequence genomic window, CGCCTACTCgaggggcacggcggggACGCGTGAGgcaagctcgcggcgcgccttgAGGCGCCAGTCGGGGTCCTCCTTGTCGCGGCGGTGGATCTCACCCAGCCACTCGTTGTACTTCGAGTTGTGGCCAAAGACggtgtcgagcaggccggtCGGGCCATAGTTCTCCGTGTACGAGTAGTGGTGCCAGTCGTGCATGAGCGCGTCGGACAGGAACGGGATGTTGTACTCTGAGTGGTTGCAGAGCGTGTCAAACTGGAGCGTGTTGAAGAACATGAGGAACATGGACCAGTGCGAGTTGAGAAGAACAAAGCTGATGACGAGGGGGAAGAGGTTGGACTGGAGGGGGTGGTTAGTGGGGGGTTGCGGTTGGAGGATGCTCAGACTCGGACTCAccacgaggtgctcgaccaTGGTGCAGTACTCGGCAGCCAGAGCCACAGGCGCCGTGTACTGGTGGTGGAGCTTGTGCACGGACGCGTACCATCCCTTGCCGTGGAAGAAGCGGTGGATGTAGAAGAAGCCAATCTCCTCGCACAGCAGCGCAAAGATGAACGTGAAGAAGGTCATGCCCCAGCCGGGGAGCGACTCGTAGTCGGTCTTGAAGGGGAAGAAgtaggcgaggaagacgtaGAGGGGAAAGTTGACAAAGGCCCAGTTACGCGCGTTGATCCAAATAACCCACGCGTACTCCTTGAGTGGGATGAGGGGTGTTGGCTGGATACGGTACGGCTGGACGAGCTTGTTGAGGGCCGGGATGAGGTCGAACGCCATGAACACGAGCCCAAAGCCAAAGTACCAGACGGTGGTGATCGCCGTCGTGAGCCACACGTTAATCTCCCACGGCGTGTAGTTTGCGTTCAGCCACGTGTAGAACTGCTTGCCGTACTCCGACTTGTGGAACAGCACCGTGCTCGAGATGATGAGCAGCGTATGCAGCAGTGCCACCCCGGGCCGGTGGTTGAACAATGGCGGCTTGGTGATGGCCCACTTGTGCTCCTCTGTGTGTGGCGTGTCAGTTCGGCGATGATCGATTGTCACGAGGTAGGTCGACGCCAcccagcggcagcgcgcgtCGTTTGTgtgcctgctgcttgctgccctgctgcctgccctgGTTCTGCATTCTGGTACTCACTGCCCTTGTACGGcttggcgtcgccgccagcagcggcggccttgttgccagcgccgctgctcccTTTCGTTTCTGTCACCGCTGTCGCCGACATGATTGCCccgtgcttgctgctgctgcttcctTGCGTGCCGAGAGTCGAGTAGTGGTATGTGGAGACCAGGCGGCGAAGATGACAGCTAATGCATGTTATTATACCCCTTTTGCCCAGCGTTGCCATTGCAATGGGAGGCTagcgcgtcgctgccgaTCTGAATGCCGACAATTCTGTTCGCCGCCACGAGCTAGCTATTCAGCATTATTAGGGGCTATTAGCAAACAAGGTCGACCACGAATACAGCCCCATGCATGGGGGTATTAGCTTGACTCCTGCCCCCTGTGCAACCCATGACGCGCGCAGGAGTGTGCATCGGGTCGCCGAACCGGCTACCTACCAGGCCAGTGGGTCGTGGAACTCGGTTTCCGATCAGGAGGAGCGAGGAGCCAAGTCTGGATGGCTGTATGGCTGGACAATTCTCGGTCGTTCCCCCCGTGCTGCTCGGTTGAAAAATCCCGTGGCTCCTCCCCATCATTTACACTGCTGGAGCTCAATGGATGGATCGCATCggtggggaggggagcgACAGGCTACGTAGCTCTGCGCGTGCTGTGAGCGGCCAGTGTGCGCTGACATGCTGGGGCGTTGGGGAGCATGGAGCATGTGTGCCCCCATGTATACGTGACGGGTTGTGAGCCGAGTTGCAGCCGAGTTGTGTTTGTGGATACATAGAtcccgacgcgcgcgcgctgcgccgtctgTCCGTCGCACGACCACACGTACGCATTCTGGAACACTGTAGCGCCAGTCTCAGCGCTGCGTGGTTACTAACTGTCTCAGTGAAGCTGCCAGCTACTGTCGTCCGTcaactcgccgccgccgatcaCTCGTCGTGTAACGATGACGAGCTGGCGTGGAtcgctcggcgggcggcgtggatGGACTCGATGGATGGATTCCAgacccagccagcagccgccaGTGGTGTGTGACTGACTGGCACCGCACGGTGGGCACAGCCGCCCGTGGAACTCGGCCTACTTGCACTGGTTCCATGGCAGAGCGGCTGTCAGTTGGCAGCACATGCGAAGCGTGGTCTGGTTTGCGGGTACGGCTAGCCTGTGGATGACTGCGTGCGGCGATCTTGCGGCGGCAGAGCATACCTACGTCAAGGTATGACTACTAGTGCCAAATGCCAAGTGTCACGAGCCAGACcaagccgccggcggcggggttgttgttgtgtcAGGCGATATCTGCAATGCCGAGACGAGACGCGAGGCTAGCTCGCATCCCATCCACAAAGTCGAGATTTATCACAAAACTGCCGCTGCAGCTACAATGTCGATATTAATCAGGCGGGTCGCATTGGCAGACTGCACACGACAAACGCGTGCATGGCCGTCGGCTACTGTCCGCAGCGGGGGCCGTCTCTTGCACCATAGCAGTGATAGTCGTTAGTCATTGTTGATTAGACAGACACGGTCCGGGTAAGCGAGGCTGCAGCTTGGCGCTTGGCCCGCGAAGGCAGGTGCATTCGGCACGGTCGGTCGGCCCCCCTTACCCCGTGGCGGTCTGGGTACTCCGGTTCATCCGGCAATGGCCTTGGTGGTGCTCCATGCTCCCTGGGCCGACCCCCACGACTCCGCATCAGACCTGACATcgcgagcagagcagcatcagcatcaGCATTCTTCAGCATCCACAGCGACGACTCTGGTTTCCTAGACACGCATCTACAGTACTTATCTAGCAAGCATTCGCCGTTCTTCCGTACCCCCCGTTCCCTACTTTTTTTTTTGCTCTTGAAATCAACAACACAATGGCGGCCCCGCAAAAGACTTGGGCTCAGTGTATGTCCTTCCACACCGGCACGTCGCTGACCCCATCCAGGCGACGCTGAGCTCTGCAAGCCCGGCACCATcttcgaggtcgaggaggccgtcaTCGACGGCCGCAAGACGCGCTACTGGAAGAATGTGCGTCGCGATGCGGCGTCTGtcggcctgcctgcctgacCACGCGCTGATATGACAATAGGCACCCCGCACGTTCCGCGACCTGCTCTACAGCCGCCTGACAAACTGGGCCAACGAGGGCCGCCAGTTCCtctcgacgccatcgcccttgccgtcggcctacgagtcgcgcgacgaggtgtcGTACGCTGCCGTGCTTGCGCGCTCGATCGAGCTTGCCGCCTGGCTCCGCGACCAGGGCGTGACGGTCGGCacgcgcgtcggcctcggcggcctcaaCTCTGAGGGCTGGGTCGAGTCGTTCTTCGCCATCGAGCTTGctggcgccgtgcccgtcATGCTCAACTCTACGCTGTGAGTGCCCAGCCCGTGGGGGGAGAGATTACGCCTGGCTGCACgcgctgacccacccccagccagcccgaGATCCAGGACCACTGCCTGTCCCTCACCAAGCccctgctcgtcctcgtgtCCCAGGAGATGTCGGTCGCCATCGCCCCGCTCGTCGAGAAGCTCCAGACCAAGGGCGTCGGCAAGTTCTACTGCTGGGACAGGatccaccacctccccgccgaggtccagAAGGTCGTTGGCGTGAGTCCGGTCTTGATCAGCAGAGTTGGATCATACTAACGAGGTTAGTCGTTCTACGGTGCTGTCGGCTCTCCCGCTTCCATCAAGGCCATCGAGTCGGGCAAGGGCCTCGAGTCGCTTGGTCCCGAGAGCGATGCCACCATCCTCTTCACTTCGGGGTACGTGGTGCCGAGGCAAAGTTAACCAACTCACCACTAACGACCCCAgcaccacctcgctcccCAAGGCCGTCCTCTCGACCCAGCGCCAGGCGCTCCACCACCTCATCACCAGCCAGATCATCCCGGCGCGTGCCGtcctccgcgccggcggcactgTCGCCATGGCGCAGGGCCtcatcgcgccgcccgaggtGCAGCAGACCATGCTCTTCGCCGTGCCCATGTTCCACGTCACCGGTCTGCTGTCGATGCTCCTCCGctcggtcgacgtcggcaacCGCCTCGTCTTCATCCGCCGCTGGAACGTCAAGGAGGTCATCGGCCTCATCAAGCGTTACAACGTCAACGTCATCTCAGGCGTGCCCACCATCGTCCAGGCTGCCCTCCAggcgcccgagctcgagggccaCGAGATGGCTGGTCTCCTGTACGGCGGTGGACCTCCCCCGCAGCGCATGGTCCAGGACATCAAGAAGAAGTTCCCtaccgccctcgccgtccacgCTTGGGGCATGACCGAGACCaacgcggtcgcggtcgcgttCATGGGCGACGACTACCTCAACAACGTGAGTAGCGTCGTGTCGGCAGACGAAGGCAAGTTGCTGACGCGAATGAACCCAGCCTGAGGCCGTCGGTCCCCCCATCCCCATCTGCGACGTCAAGGTCGTTGACCAGGAGACGAAGAAGGAGCTTCCCCGCGGCACCTTTGGCCTGCTCCTTGTCCGTGGCGGTAACGTCATGAAGGAGTACCTCAACAACCCTAGTAAGTGGCTCACGCATGCACAACGTCCAGCCGCTGACAAGCGACAGAGGCCACGaaggaggcgctcgacgccgacggatGGCTCGACACCGGAGACATGGCCAtccacgacgaggagggcctcgTCTACATCCGTGACCGTGCCAAGGACGTCATCATCCGCGGCGGTGAGAACGTAAGTGGCGTGTGGCGACGGGGTACCGAGGCCAAgcactcacccacccctccagATCGCCTCGCAGGAGGTCGAGAACGAGGTGTACAAGGACGACCGTATCGCCGAGGCCACGGCCATCGCCGTCCCATGCGACATCCACGGCGAGCGTGTGGGTGTCGCCGTCTCCCTGGCGCCCGGAGCAACCGCTACCGCCGAGAGcatcctcgacaaggtcgagccgctgctgcgccacCCTGCGCGTCCCGCCATCCTCGTTGTGTCGGACGCTCCCCTGCGTGAGTTTGAGCTTTGCACCGACTGGAGTAGCTcgcgctgacacccccagcccgTAACGCCAACGGCAAGTTTGTCAAGTTTGAGATCGCCAAGATGGTGCGCGAGATCTGGGAGAAGCAGGGCCGTAAGGAGgtcaagcgccgcgccaggcTCTAAGCAGCTGGGACGCTGGGTGTTGTCAGTACGAGTCGAGTTGTAGAAGGATGCAGCAGTGGCCACATTGGCGTGGGGGCATGCGGCAGAGGTGCTACTTGTATACGCAGAGCTGTGGCCGAGCTCACACCGAGGGAGGCTTGTCCCGGCTTCTGCTCGGCTGCTACAAGAGGCGGTACGAGTCCGCACTGTTTTTGCCAAAGATGGCGGCGGATAAGCGCCTGAagcagccagcggcggcgcggccaccTATCCACGGTAACAGGCACCCTCGACACTGGGACGGCAACGCGGAATGTGGCATTACACGGGGTGTGCAACGGCTTCACCTCCAACGGCTTCACATCCATTCCATTCCTTTTCTTTTCTTTACTACAACCCGCCCACACTACGCGCCTAGAGCGAGCACGCGACAAAGTTGTTGCCGCTAGCGCCAGTGTGCGTGATGACGCTGTCAAagttgccgtcggcgtcaaagatgacgcggtcggcgcccggcgcgccgccggtaTACACCTTGAACGTGGAGAGGATGGGGAACTCGTAGTAGGGGCCCGAGGTGGGGAACGAGAAGCCCTCGAAGTCGTTGTACTGGTGGGGGTAGTTGCCTGCGGGAGGGAGCGGGTGTCAGCAGACTCCAGCAGAGGGGGAGCGTACGCCCGACTTAGACTCACCGGCAAGGCTGCCGTCCTGGAGGTGCCCGTAGCcggcgttgacggcgtcgtcaaTGTCCGACTGCCAGTAGCACTTGGTGCTGCAGCGCGCGACGcaggcgtcgcgctcggtgagcgcggcgggggcggcgagggcgacggaCGCaaaggcggcgaggaggagcttggcgagcattgttggtgggtgggggtggggtggggtgggggtttTGGTTCTGGCTAGCTAGCTGGTGAGGTCTCATCCATCCATCCCGACGACGCTTTATacctctccctcccctcctcccctccccctcgggctcgtcgggaTGCCcggcgcacgccgagacACGTTGgaccccgcccacgccggtCGCTGCTATCGGCGCCGCACCACATGGTGCACTCATGCACGTTTGCCAACTGGCTGGCTGTCGGTGACGGCCTAGCGCGCATTGATAGGCAACAGCGACCGCGCGTGCCGTTTAGCGTTTGTGTCGGGCTATTCGTGGCTCGAGAGCGTACAAGGTTTGGTGCGTCGCCAAGACGTCAGTGCGTTCGATTAGATATAGCGTTTCGCAGTAGTtcgctgggtgggtggctgGCAGGGCTGCGGCGTTTGgttgcggcgcgcggtgcgccggcgcagcgtgcgacgacgacgagcgcagcaTGCACACTCGCGCGAGCGTCGCACGttgttgacgacgaccacacCGGCTCCTCCGCTTCCACCGGACCGACGCCGTACTCGGTCCACTAGCGTCGGATGcagtcgccggcggcggtgtcagctCAACTCAGCTCAGCTAGCAGCGTCCGCCCGTCCAGTCAGCGCCAACCTCACAAGACATGCGATTCATTGATTGACTGATTAGTGGTAGTGTACAGTACGGATGTATCTACTTGGCAAACGCTCCCACGACcgtgccctcgacctcggcgtcgtcgagccagtggtcaatctcggccttggcagccGTGAAGCGTgcgaccttggcggcgatctcggcgtcggacgACAGCTCGGCGGGACTGCCCGGAATAGGCGGggtgacgagctcgtcgagctcgtcgccgtcgctctcgctcagtgccggcgtcgacgcgcccgagcccACCAGCGATGATGCTGGCGGgatcgagcgcgccgacgcgccacGATTGGGAATATTGTCATTATACTCGCCCGGGGGGCGGTTGTCCTGCCACAGCTCGAACGACGTGCgctgcgtcggcgacgcACGCGGTATGGAGAAGTGCACGTGGCGCGTGGTTGGATCCGACGGGGTCGAcgggccgtcgccgagcaaTGCGTGCAGCGACGCCTTGATCTTgatggccttctcggccgtgCTTGACGGCTTGCGACTCAGTCCGAGGCCAAACTGCTCGCGGGCAGCCTGGAAGGCTTCGGGATACTGGCCATACTGGTGGGTTGTGGTCAGCAACTGACTGTATTCAGGCGGAACTTGCGGCCACGTGGCGTTTAACCGCTATCCGCGCTTGCGGGCAGCGCAATGTTTTCGCGCGACACGCCGCATGCAGCAAGCAGCTACTCACGCTCTGTTCCAGCTCGTGGAGCTTGGCGAGAAGGCCCGCCTTGTCGTGCGTGTAGCCGTTGAGCTCCTTGGTGATGAGGTACTGGCggaggacctcgacgcggtATCTGTGGAATGTTGTTAGTGGCTGGCGTGGAtgacgtcgcggcgggcggcggcggcctgttGGGCGACCAACTGACCACCAGCGACACCGCTAGCAACTTACGTGTGGGAAGCGCGGCCgtgagtcgagtcgagggcACGGCGAACGTCGCCGGAGCGCAGGACGAACCATCGGCGAGGCTGGGGCGGGTGTCAGCATAGGTCACGAcgatcggcgcggcgcgtgtccGCCAAAGCTCCCTCCTAGTCATCTGGCCCGCCCccccccgccgtcgagctgccGCTCGCAGAGATCACTGGCCCGCCCACCCTCCCTGCTGGTGCGAGCAAgacgtcgcccgcccacccacccctacgcgctgcgcgcgagaagtccatgccaccacccacccctcctccgaGCTCCGCCTCCCGCACCCCTCTTCCTACTCACAACATGGGGCTCGGAACCTAGCAGCCCGTCATGCTTTGGCATGGACGCTTGAGCTGCGTTGATCTGGTATTGTGTGCGGTCCGCGTAGAGGACCGAGAGGGTGTTGTGGACGGACATTGCGTGATGTGTGtcgtgtggtgtggtgtgatgGGGCTGGCTGATAATGGCTGGCGGCTTGCCGTTGATAAAGATGACTTTGGTGTGATGGTGGGGAGAGGAGAGCAAGATGCGAGCAGTCGCCGGCGACTCTTTATGGGCTTGGGCAAGACGCAAGATCCGGGTATGAGTCGAtgcgttgctgctgctcgtcgatgATGCCAATGCGCTGTGCGCGCTGAGAAGGACAGAAGGGGGTGTGATGGACAGGACGACGGGTTGTGGCGTATCAAAGTCGGGACGAAGGGCAAGGGTTTGAGTGGAGTGGCAAGTCCATCTCCGCGGCTGATAAAACAAATCAATGCGCCGCTTGTAGCTTGTGCGGCCAGCAACACCACGCAGAAGCAGCCCTCGAGGTGCATGCGGCGAGTGTCCGTGAGGCGGAGATGCTCGCGGCATAGTCCATGCATTGTATGGCGGGTTGGTCGGACTGTCCGCCGCcttcgcgccgtcgacatctCGCGAGATCGCATCGCGCacctcgcgtcgccgccaccgtcgaCGCTCTGACCCAACCCAAGAATGCGCGCAAGGTCCTCGCTTGGATAGAGAAACATCTCacgcatcgcatcgcatgCATCTCTCGCATTGCGCGCAGCACACGCACCGGGTGTGCAAAGTCACGAGCGATAAATACCTCACACCAAATGTCCCTCATCTTCATCCGCAGTCGCGTGCGCCACTTTCCACCAACGATAAACAACGCACCCACACCGACGCTCACAACCGCTTACAACCGCACCGCGTCCTTGTCCGTCTCAGCACTCGCCGCGACTTGATCCAGCcagtcgtcgagctcgcgccgcgccgaagtAAAGCTCGCAAGCCGGTccgcgagcgggcgaggtgcgcaCGGATCTGAGCGCGCGTCAGAAAAGAACAGCCACAGGCGTACCTGAGGAGGGCTGGaacgcgctcgccctgccCGCACAGTCCTCGTCCGAATCGTCTCCATTGCTCTCGTATGATCTCCGTGTGCCCAACCCCCCGCAGAGGCCCATCTCGAGACGGAGAGCGGCAAACGTGTCCGCGAAGGCTGGGTACTGTTACCGCGAAGAAAAAAAAAAAGTCAGCAACGTGCGAAAGGTTCAGGCAAAACGTTTTGCCGCGCCCCCAgtggaccacctccaccccacGCTGGTGCTCACTGTGGCTTGTagcggcgcgagcttgcTCTCCGCGCCCGGGCCGGTGTGGACGCGCGACCGGCGGTACTTGACGTACATGTATTGtcggaggacgtcgaggcggaaGCTGTGGGCGTGAgttgggtggggggtggggttggaATGTGGATGTCGGACTGCAACTGGTTTACGAGGTACCCGATACACGATATCCAGCAACCTTCACTACTCACGTCGGACTGGTGCGCGCATACTCGCTGTCGAAGGCACGCCGGACGTGGCTCGCGCGTGTTATCTGCGGCGCGACAGTGTAAGCTCGCTGCGGATGGCAGCTGGTacccccaccgccgcgacTCACCACCGCGTCGCCCACGTTGCCGCCATGTACCAGGCCCGACCCGgcggccacccacccatgcCGGGCGTCCTGCtgaacgacgccgacctcgaaCTCAGCGTACCGTGGCCACATGGTGTGTGGGGAGAAGAGAGAAGACACAACAGACTGCTCCGAGTTGTCATAGGGGGCGAGCGGCACTGCGGCATCCTGCAAAGGAGGGAAGGGAGGAGCAGCACCCCAACAAGCAAGCAAAGCAAAGCACACCCGACGCCACCCCGCGTGTAGCGTTATCGCTTGCAAGGGCCTgcaggctgcaggctgcgCGCCCTGGCATGAATACAGACTTCTGCTTGGCGATCGagcagctccagcagcaAAAGCAGCATGTTGACATCCTGCTGGCCCCCCAGGCGCAGACCCCGCAACCTCGGAAACGCACCCGCACATTGGGGCAAGTGCCAAGCCCGCGCCTCTGACTGGCCAACCCCGCAGGCCCCGCACCTTGTTGCTCTGCAGGCTTATCGCTGCAACGCGGATAACCTGAGTTTGTGGCGTGCTTTGTGTACTCACCCGCCCATGTCCCGGCGGTGACGGGCGTCCGCTTCGGATGGCTACTGCCTGGCTGGTTCGCGTCCTCGCGTCGGCTGGTCCGAACACCGAGTCCGCGACGCTGCGGCCCACAAGCGTCGGCttctgcgcgctgcgcgctcaACCCCACGCTGTTCCAGCCGCTCCTAGCGCTGTCCCTCATGGCCACGCCCAAGCCCCTTTATGGGCCTGGCTGGGCCTCCTCCCGACCTGATACCTCGTTTAAGCCACCCAACGGAACtcgaccccaccaccccaccgagccgccccacgccgcacccAGCTCTACGCGATACATATACCCTTACAACTCGAGAGGCAGCTAGCTACAAAACAATGATGCGTGTATAATAGTGAATTAGTCGTCCTTCAaccacgacggcgggcgcggcgtcctctcagcggtcgcggcggcgttctCGTCCTTGACTCTGCGCCACTGGtcctcgcggtcggcgcgctcgcgctctctCGCCTCACGCGCGCTCTCCGGCGTGGACGGCAGGCGGGGCGACAACATGgggtcgccctcgccgctgacggcgacctcctcgcgcggGCTGTGCGTTATCCGGTGCACTACGAGGCGCTTGCCGAGCGGGCGCAGGCTagcgcgcctcggccggctGTCGAGCGCGAAACCGAGCGCGGAGAGATGCTTGGCGTCGACAGTGGCGCCagtcgcggc contains:
- the FAXDC2_1 gene encoding Fatty acid hydroxylase domain-containing protein 2, with the protein product MSATAVTETKGSSGAGNKAAAAGGDAKPYKGKEHKWAITKPPLFNHRPGVALLHTLLIISSTVLFHKSEYGKQFYTWLNANYTPWEINVWLTTAITTVWYFGFGLVFMAFDLIPALNKLVQPYRIQPTPLIPLKEYAWVIWINARNWAFVNFPLYVFLAYFFPFKTDYESLPGWGMTFFTFIFALLCEEIGFFYIHRFFHGKGWYASVHKLHHQYTAPVALAAEYCTMVEHLVSNLFPLVISFVLLNSHWSMFLMFFNTLQFDTLCNHSEYNIPFLSDALMHDWHHYSYTENYGPTGLLDTVFGHNSKYNEWLGEIHRRDKEDPDWRLKARRELASRVPAVPLE
- the yngI_1 gene encoding Putative acyl-CoA synthetase YngI, whose amino-acid sequence is MAAPQKTWAQCDAELCKPGTIFEVEEAVIDGRKTRYWKNAPRTFRDLLYSRLTNWANEGRQFLSTPSPLPSAYESRDEVSYAAVLARSIELAAWLRDQGVTVGTRVGLGGLNSEGWVESFFAIELAGAVPVMLNSTLQPEIQDHCLSLTKPLLVLVSQEMSVAIAPLVEKLQTKGVGKFYCWDRIHHLPAEVQKVVGSFYGAVGSPASIKAIESGKGLESLGPESDATILFTSGTTSLPKAVLSTQRQALHHLITSQIIPARAVLRAGGTVAMAQGLIAPPEVQQTMLFAVPMFHVTGLLSMLLRSVDVGNRLVFIRRWNVKEVIGLIKRYNVNVISGVPTIVQAALQAPELEGHEMAGLLYGGGPPPQRMVQDIKKKFPTALAVHAWGMTETNAVAVAFMGDDYLNNPEAVGPPIPICDVKVVDQETKKELPRGTFGLLLVRGGNVMKEYLNNPKATKEALDADGWLDTGDMAIHDEEGLVYIRDRAKDVIIRGGENIASQEVENEVYKDDRIAEATAIAVPCDIHGERVGVAVSLAPGATATAESILDKVEPLLRHPARPAILVVSDAPLPRNANGKFVKFEIAKMVREIWEKQGRKEVKRRARL
- the grn gene encoding Guanyl-specific ribonuclease N1, producing MLAKLLLAAFASVALAAPAALTERDACVARCSTKCYWQSDIDDAVNAGYGHLQDGSLAGNYPHQYNDFEGFSFPTSGPYYEFPILSTFKVYTGGAPGADRVIFDADGNFDSVITHTGASGNNFVACSL